Genomic segment of Acetomicrobium thermoterrenum DSM 13490:
TCTCCTAAAGCAGCCAGAACAATTCCTGCCAATACCAGCGATCCGCCGAATATCGTAATGGGCATTATCGCCTCGCCCAACGCAAAGTAGGCCAAAATAGGGCTTACCACGGGCTCTCCCAACAGGGCGATTGCCACAAAACCTGCTGAAAAATATTTGAGGGACCAGTTGTAACTGCTGTGTCCGATGATCTGAGGAAAGAGAGCTAACCCCCAGAAACATAGCCACGTCTTTTTGGGATAACCGAAGAGGGGATAGCCAAGGCATATGATTAGGACGAACAAGATAACCGCTGCAGTGGAATAACAAATTGTTATATATGAAAGCAGAGACAGCTTTTGCCTAAGCCTGCGACCGAACAAAAGATAAAAGGCAGCGCACCAGCTTCCGGCTATGGCAAGAAAGTCCCCGTAAAGGGCTTTCCCCCCGAGAGCAAAATCACCTGCGCTTATCACAGCGCTCCCTATCACGCTGAAAGCCA
This window contains:
- a CDS encoding DMT family transporter, with amino-acid sequence MKDKKGTLPLFMPFLVLGVGVIAVSTGATIIRLAEAPALVISAYRVGLASLLLFPFAYHYAKEEIKSLTLKDLKVAVASGAFLSLHFAFWISSLDYTTVASSVVLVNTNPIWVALLTPFMSSDRLRGMSLLGVAFSVIGSAVISAGDFALGGKALYGDFLAIAGSWCAAFYLLFGRRLRQKLSLLSYITICYSTAAVILFVLIICLGYPLFGYPKKTWLCFWGLALFPQIIGHSSYNWSLKYFSAGFVAIALLGEPVVSPILAYFALGEAIMPITIFGGSLVLAGIVLAALGENRGKQES